TAATAAACAATCGGGGGGATATACGGTGAGATACACAAACAAATTGGCAACAATTAAAAGATACTACAAAGATTTCAACTGGTGGAAAAATACGTTCATATGGTATATAAGCCCCTTAGTTTACAGAAAAAACGAAGGATTTTCTGTAACATCGGAATACTGGGATTATTTAATAATTCTTGATGCGTGCCGTTTTGATATTTTTAAGGAAGAAATCAAAAAAACAGGGCTATATAATCAAGGTACACTTGAATACCGGATCTCCAGTGGATCAATGACAGCAGAGTTTCTACTAGAAAATTTTGAAAAAGGAGAATTCAAAGATATCGTGTACATAACTGCTAATCCCTTTGTTGACATGCTTCTTAAAGGGAAATTCTATAGGATAATCCCCGTCTGGAAGGATGGATGGGACAGCAAGCTGAATACTGTACACCCCAAAACAGTTTATCAGTACACATTAAGAGCATTAGAGAAGTACCCAGAGAAGAGATTTATAATACATTTCATGCAGCCACATTTCCCATATTTGACCTTTAGGCCACCTGGCGATACAGGATTTTCAAAACATAGAGAAGCCGCTCTAGCGGGGCAATCACAGTGGAGAGACAAAACTATCTGGGATCTCGTTATGGACGGCACAGTTCCTCTGGGCAAAGTCAAGGAAGCATACAGAGACAACCTTCGAATAGCACTAAAATACGTAGAATTGCTGGTACCTCATTTAGCGGGGAGGATAATAATCACTTCTGATCATGGGGAAGCATTCGGAGAGAAACTTCATCCGCTAATTCCGCTAAAAATTTATGGACATCCAAGACATGTACGGATACCTGCATTGATAAAAGTTCCTTGGTTTGTTATAAGTAAACCTCCTAAAAGAAAATGGTCCTCAACAGAGGAGATGAAGCTAAAAAGAACCATTAGCGCATTAAGACTAAAGGGTAAAATCTAAACAAACCTTCCCAAAATCTTCTTTACAACCTTCAACTCAACCCCCAATCTTTTCTCTATTACCAAAAGCAACTCAACATCTTCCATATCAATGCTCCCGCTCAGGAGAACCAGGAGCAGGTACACCCCAGTGAACACTACTAAAATAGGAATCGCACACCAGATACTTGAAACTCTCAAGTGCAATCCCAGAACCAGCCCCAGCAGAACAAAACCAATAACCAGCGACTTAAGATAGCTCTGGCCAAGGGGATGAATCCCAGTCTTCTGATAAAGCCTGAGGGAATTTAAAACGTTCATGGCAAAATATGAAGCGGTAGTTGCGACAGCCGCACCCTCAATACCATAGTGGGGTATCAGAAGGATGTTTAATGCCACATTTATTCCAGCTGAGATTAAAGTAGAATACATTATGAAATTGCTCTCCCTGATAACAATTAAACTCCAACCGTTCAGCCCCAAAAGCGTATGGAACATAAAGCCCAAAGCTAGAATTTGAAGCGCTGGAGCCGCCGAAATATATTTGGCTCCAAAGAAGAGGTTTATAGTGGCCGCAGGAAATAGAAAGATCAAAGCAAACAGCGGAAAAGTGCCCAGAAATATCCATTTAGTCAGAATTTGATACACCCTATTAAGCTCATTAATTTTTCCATGGGTATAAAGAACGGTGGCCAAAGGCGGAAAAATCAATCCTGCAGAATTCAAAAATATTGGCAAGAGCTTGGCGATCGGAGCGGCACCGTTATACAGACCAACAACATCAGAACCCAAGTAGTAACCGAGCATCAGAGTATCCGTCCACGTCATTACAAAACCAGCAATACCCGTCAGCATGAGGGGGATTGAGAATTTAACCAGCTCTTTCCCAAGATTTGAACTTAGGGAAATCCTGAATTTAAGCAGGTCATCTTTCCGGATACTAAACATTAAAGCCAGAAATGTCAAACCCCAAGCAGCAACGTGGGCACCAAAAACAAACGCAAACGGCAACTCCAAAAACGCTCCAACAACAACAAAGGCCATAAAAAGCATCGGATAAATTATGTTCTGGAAATATACCTGCTCCCTGACCCTTCCAAAGCCCCTCGATATCGAGATAATGACTCCGGTCAGTGCCCAGAAGGGAAGGGCAAAGACCGCGATTCTCAGCGCTC
The Thermococcus radiotolerans genome window above contains:
- a CDS encoding flippase; translation: MSEASQILQKIARGTGIVFAGTIISMFFGFLSRAVIARYFSTGEYGVFNLALTVLSIVLVIATLGFQNALPREVAFYKEREPSKVGDLTSTALMIVAVNSLVWTAILFAGVESISRLFGDERLVGALRIAVFALPFWALTGVIISISRGFGRVREQVYFQNIIYPMLFMAFVVVGAFLELPFAFVFGAHVAAWGLTFLALMFSIRKDDLLKFRISLSSNLGKELVKFSIPLMLTGIAGFVMTWTDTLMLGYYLGSDVVGLYNGAAPIAKLLPIFLNSAGLIFPPLATVLYTHGKINELNRVYQILTKWIFLGTFPLFALIFLFPAATINLFFGAKYISAAPALQILALGFMFHTLLGLNGWSLIVIRESNFIMYSTLISAGINVALNILLIPHYGIEGAAVATTASYFAMNVLNSLRLYQKTGIHPLGQSYLKSLVIGFVLLGLVLGLHLRVSSIWCAIPILVVFTGVYLLLVLLSGSIDMEDVELLLVIEKRLGVELKVVKKILGRFV